The genome window aaatcgctagctatcgtacttactaagatcctcctttttatctaataaaaaagggtaggttttagtagttctttttaataataatagtagtagacgtttatattactataagaagatataataattagtcttaggatctttactaattaccgatttccgctatcctatatacttctagcttcctaagcctcgtactctctataatttctaaatagcttccttagttaatttcttaaaattagtaatctcgcgccgggagctaatataaaaaaaaagccctttagcggccctctaaaaaattctttttttttccccttagatcctcgtctttttagccttttcttaggctaatagtaactctaataaaaagtcgcaggactactttaaaatagccgccttcttcctaagttaatctccgagatccgtaatactcttagcttaatactattaagacctctaaatcccctcctcccttattagaccgtcccctatattatattcctaagtaatacccggggggtagttaagggagctacgaggaagttatttagatcgcgggcttaaggtcgtacttataaagtcctcgtaataataaactttcctatatactatagatctcttagcttaataactcctatagggttacctttattattaaataaaaatgtctacgtttagaaatccccttttttaattacgcggtgctcttttataccgtacttttactaatttaactagttaatttttaattacgggccggctatagaaaaatcgtttagtaaaaaagctactcagggcgacggtaaaaggctagttacttaagcagttccgttaattaacgtaatttaacgtagtaaacgtcgacctctcgtaagtaataaagggctacgattacttaattccgtatagtatttaagaatcgcccccttttttatttatttttataaagttaattagtataaatctcctatcctatgtagtattaagaggtcgtctcttttatataataagataccttaccgatctataataatagaatttaattactaattagtattagtatccttattataaggtagttagttcgaaccgtagttaataaagagattaattaaactatataaatatctacgtagtaagtataaaaaggaggttctaaccgtaggttaggctggctataataatcgtaaatagggcccccaattggcccctgcgcagtcggctatatgccgcggtcgaattggacttccaatccgacagacTGGCTTACAACAGAGACCGCTTGTCATGTGTAGCCTTGGGTAACCACGTTTTTGATCTGACGTGTGATCTGACAAGTAAGTTTATTCTTGGCTTGGAATTCTCGAGACTTGCTCATAGGCTCGTACGCTGATCTTTTAGACTTCCAACTGGCAGAACACATGCAACCTTTACTGGTGATTATTAAGCAAAAACGACAGGAAAATCCTCTCCTCAGGGCAGTCAGTTTAGGATATAATCCTGATGTTATCGTCAACTTCCTTCGGCCTTATCAGATTGGGATCAGGACGCGAGAGCTTGACAGGTACAGCGTTTACCGATTACGCCATTTCACATTGAACGAAGTCAAGTGGCACGTTTACCCAGAGACAGGGATCTACACCATCTTCAAAGGGCATTCGGTAATAGATCTTACAGGTAAGTTCGGTACAGGTTCAAAGACTCAGGTCGAGTACTCAATGCTGATCAAACAGACTTCATGAAATTTCATCCTGGTGGTATGGAGATTCTGCAGAGCGTCGCCGGGAAAGACTGTACACGTGAATTCAAGCAGTACCATCGAGTCCCGACGGGTTTCCTTGGTGTCACTACACATGTCTATTTCGAAAGGCTGCAAGTTGGTAAGATCGTCTCTGAGCAAAGCCCAGGCGTTATATCTCCGGATCAAATTGTAATTCGAAATCAAGTCTTCAGCCGAAAGGGTAAGCATAGAAAACGTTTCCGGACTAAAGATGAAGTTCCTACTGACAGTAGTCGCTTAGCGGATCTTTCAAGGCTGTCAGGTACCGCCTTAAACGGGTTAAGGAGTCTCCTGGCATCCGAAGAACTTGAAGAATACTGGGGAAAGAATGTGACGGCCCAGATGGACACAGCAAGCCCGCCAAAAATACTTTGCAGACTGTTTGATACAAAATGGCTTGTTGTCGCCAAGGTTGTCGCGCCAATAGACACACTGCCTTTCATGGACGATCAAATGTTGGCGCGCATGGACGGCAAAGTTGAGCCCTGGGGCTTCCGTGAATCCTACGTTTCTGACAGCAAGTACATATACAACTTGACTTGTGAGTATTTCCGTCGGCACTAATTGTCTGCGCGTGTGACTAAACTCCACCAGCATACCTCAGATACGGAAAACCTGACGGGTACAATGAGCTTTTGAAACCTCGTGCCGGAACAACGCTCTCCAACTCACCACAAGACCAAGAACTGAAGCGAAGGCTGTGGTCAGACTTCCAATATCGAATTATAGCACAGCATGGTCCGAATCAAGATGCTGATTTCGATTGGAAAAGGTCCTTCAGGCCGATCTCCGAAGATGTGCCTGACTTGGAAGGTGATGAAACTTCGAAAGTCACACCTGCTATGTCATTTGTTCAAGCTGCTGAAAAGGGCAATGCGAATCGTGCTTCAGACCAGATTGTCCAACCAATCCAGAGCGTGGCCGGCACGAAACGCAAGCATAATGGGCAGCTTAAGGTACAGGAAAAGAGCATCAAGGCTGCTACTACAAGCCGTTTTGCACTGCCAGAACAAGTAGCTGCAGGCGTGAAACGGAAGAGCTCGCCGACTCCGGTACGGCCGTACAAAAAGGTAATCAAAGAATCTCGTGGCTCTGCTGGTGGTCCCTCGTCTGGGATTGAAGGCTCAAGCAGAACAAGTTCAAGGGGAACAGAGAAGCCGAGGCAAGAATGGGAGTGGAAGGACTTGTACATGTATCGGTGACGATGGCAAGGACGCGTGTGGAAGATTGAGGCCGGATTGATGAGGGAACAGAACTGATTTGAATGATGACTCGGTAGAAGGTTGTTGAGTGTGTATTCGAGATTTCATGACGCATCTTTGTGTTCGAACTTAAGGTTGTCCATCTTCCAGACATTTTTGCCCGCATGAAAGCCGGACAGTCATGTCCCCCGCCTTCGCGAGAAATGTCAAAATCCGCCACATCAGAATATGGTGCCGAACTCCAACGCCTCTTCAACGACCACCGCGTGACATGCAAATTGCTGGGATGGTCTAAGAGCACTAACAAAAAGCTGTTTCACGTTCACTATCTTACATGAGGTTGCGTACCAGACCTTGGCCCTACCAGATCCATGGTCTCAGCAGATAGTTCCTCTTCCACTCTGGGCTTTGTGCGTCTCGTAAGTCAGTTTCGGCTACCTACCATGCCCATGATCCCTTCATGACACATTTGGAATGATCGGAAGCATTTGCAATTCATTGTTCTGGAAACAGAGCAGAAATACGCAGTGCCATGTCGCTGGATCCGGAAAGGGACCAGGACCCCGGCCACGCATCCCATCGGCGGGGACACAAAGAAACAGGAAGCCCACGTTGACCCCTTGCCGAAAGATTCATTGAACAGTTCTTTGCGCCCAAGACCAAGGTGTCATGGATCCTTGGGTTTCTGCTCATCTTTTTTCAGTTACAATGCTGAACGTAATCCAAAATTGTACCGCTCGACTGTTTTCAGCCATTTGAGGAGTGTTTGTGTTTCTCGCTCGTCTTTCCATTCCAATCCGATCTACCAAAATGCTTGATCTCTATTCTGAGTTGCAAGGCTCTCACTCAACCGCTCGACTTACTTTTCCACTACCTGCTCAAGACTCGAATCTGTCTTGAATTCAGACGCAGACTGGTCTCCGGCATCGCTCATTTTGTCAGAGACTGAACATCCCCAGAATGCCTGACTCTTCAGAAAGTTGCTGGGAAAGGTATTATGGCGTTGGCGAGACACGCCCGCTGCGACAGAATGGCCTATCATGGATGGACCCAATCTTCCCATCTCTTGACCC of Colletotrichum lupini chromosome 8, complete sequence contains these proteins:
- a CDS encoding cytochrome b5-like Heme/Steroid binding domain-containing protein, whose protein sequence is MQPLLVIIKQKRQENPLLRAVSLGYNPDVIVNFLRPYQIGIRTRELDRYSVYRLRHFTLNEVKWHVYPETGIYTIFKGHSVIDLTDFMKFHPGGMEILQSVAGKDCTREFKQYHRVPTGFLGVTTHVYFERLQVADLSRLSGTALNGLRSLLASEELEEYWGKNVTAQMDTASPPKILCRLFDTKWLVVAKVVAPIDTLPFMDDQMLARMDGKVEPWGFRESYVSDSKYIYNLTSYLRYGKPDGYNELLKPRAGTTLSNSPQDQELKRRLWSDFQYRIIAQHGPNQDADFDWKRSFRPISEDVPDLEGDETSKVTPAMSFVQAAEKGNANRASDQIVQPIQSVAGTKRKHNGQLKVQEKSIKAATTSRFALPEQVAAGVKRKSSPTPVRPYKKVIKESRGSAGGPSSGIEGSSRTSSRGTEKPRQEWEWKDLYMYR